A genomic segment from Triticum dicoccoides isolate Atlit2015 ecotype Zavitan chromosome 1A, WEW_v2.0, whole genome shotgun sequence encodes:
- the LOC119299973 gene encoding uncharacterized protein LOC119299973 produces MGNGLSPCLRAPAVHGKGAEARLVFWGGQTRLAAASGGRFTTAGDVTAEAPDHLVCSGDSFFIGLPIPALPPGEELLAGRTYFVLPAARFSSCQALTAASLASLSPAPTKVSLAGESSPFEYVTGADGMALIRVLPEFIEKVITSDGGGDKKCGAAAPEQLCSTPELRKHYMQLVGARQQRPWSPGLETISEARKGRRMPTCRRR; encoded by the coding sequence ATGGGCAACGGCCTCTCCCCTTGCCTGCGCGCCCCGGCCGTGCACGGCAAGGGAGCGGAGGCGAGGCTGGTGTTCTGGGGCGGGCAGACGAGGCTCGCCGCAGCTTCCGGCGGGCGGTTCACCACGGCAGGCGACGTCACGGCGGAGGCCCCCGACCACCTCGTCTGCTCCGGCGACTCCTTCTTCATCGGCCTCCCGATCCCGGCGCTGCCGCCGGGCGAGGAGCTGCTGGCGGGGCGGACCTACTTCGTGCTCCCCGCGGCCCGGTTCTCCAGCTGCCAGGCGCTCACCGCGGCCTCGCTCGCGTCGCTGTCGCCGGCCCCGACCAAGGTGTCCCTCGCCGGCGAGTCGTCCCCGTTCGAGTACGTCACCGGCGCCGACGGCATGGCGCTCATCAGGGTCCTCCCGGAGTTCATCGAAAAGGTGATCACGTCCGACGGTGGCGGCGACAAGAAGTGCGGCGCGGCGGCGCCGGAACAGCTGTGCAGCACGCCGGAGCTGAGGAAGCACTACATGCAGCTGGTGGGGGCGAGGCAGCAGCGGCCGTGGTCGCCGGGGCTCGAGACGATATCGGAGGCCAGGAAGGGAAGAAGGATGCCGACATGCCGTCGTCGGTGA